From Bacillota bacterium:
GTCCTGGTCGATGTTCTGCTTCTCGTTTTCGCTGCTGCGGGTCAGGGTATGGATGACGCTGTTTACTATCTTGCCGTCTCTTTTCCGTACCAGCGCCAGCTCGCGGGAGCCGTTTTCTATGGTAAAGATGCGCTTGTTATCCGGTATGGTGGTCAAAAGCCAGCCTGCCAAAGTGGTTTTCCCGGAGGAAGTCGCGCCGGCCACGCACACCGAAATGCCATAGCGCAGGCACTCCGCGAGGAAGTCCAGCATCTCGGCCGTCGCCGTGCCGCCGTTGATAAAATCTTCTTTTTTGAGACTTTGCGGATTGACAATCCGGATGGAAGCGCAAACACCCACGTCCTCGTCCACCAGGGGCGTTTTCAGCACGGCGATGCGAATGTTCTTGGAAAGATGCCCCAGGATGGCGGGGCTGGCGTTGTCCAGCACCATGCCCGACACGTGGAGCATTCTCCGGATCACGTTGACGGCGTGTTCGGGGGACTCAAAGTGTTCGTCCAATTTGACCGTGGAGCCGTTGCCGTACTGGACCTCGATGTCGTTCCAGGCGTTGATGTCGATTTCCTCGATGCCCGTGCCGAAGATGTATTTGGTGAGGAAAGAAAACTCGGCCATCTCGGTATAGAGGGCGTTTACAAGCTGCCCCTCGGTCATGCCGCTTACGGCGATGCGCCCATCCTGGATGTATTTGGCGATGTACCGCTTGACCTGGGTTTTGACCTCGTCCCCGCCGCCGTCAATAATGAGGGTTGAATACTTCGAAGAGATGTACTCCTGCACCTCGCGCAAAACACTTCCAAAATCCCTGGAGCTGTCGTCGGGCGCAAAGAACAAATTGCGGCTGCCGGCCAAGTTCACGGGCCGGACAATTTGCGGCGCTTCCACCAAGGGAGCGCCCGGATTCTTTATTTGCGGGTTTTCACGGCCTTTTTGCCGGTGCTTTTTGTTGCTCATACGCCGAACACCTCCCTGCTGATTTTTTCAATCTCTTTGCGGAAACCGCGGCTTTCCTTGAGCGTCAGGTCCCGGAATAGATCCCCGGCCAGGGCCTGGCTCTCCAGCTCGCCGGAGTGGAGTATTTTGAACGCCACGTTGCCCAGCACCTGCTCGATGTGTTCGCTGGCCTCATGGGGCTTTACGTTGCTGGCCACCCTGTACTGCTTGTCGGCGTCCCATTTGTTGTCCCGCAAAAGGGGAAGCTGGCTCGACAGGTAGCTGACGGATTTCAGGTCGCAGTTCACCAGCCGCAGCACCGAGTCCGCTTCCATCAAGGCAACGGCGGAGAGGATATCTGTTGCGATGGCGCTGCCGCAGTCAATGATGACATAGGGCGCGATATTCCGCAGATGGTCGATCAGCTCTGTTGCCAATTCGGCACTATAAGGAGGATAGGTGAACACATTCTCCCCCTTGAGCATGCCGATCAGGAGCAGATGGCGATACCGTTTGTGGGTGACGCAGTTCTGTTTGACGAGGGTGTCCGTCACATGGGCAGCCGCCAGGATGCTGCCCAGGGACTTCTCGCATTCCAGGTCGGAGGGCGGGCAGACGCAGGGCAGCATGGGGGCGGTCATATCGCACAGGAGCAGCGCCACATTGCGCTTTTTGTCCGCCAGGTGCTTGGCCAGCTTGACGCTGACGGTTGTTTTCCCCGATCCGGGGCTGCCCCACACGGCCAGCACCTGCGTATCCTTTTCCACCGCCGGACCCTCCGGCTGGTTGCCGGTGTCTCTGGAAAAAAGACTTCCTTTCATAAAGTTGAGCATGGTTATTCGCCCTCGCTTTCCGGTGAGGATTTATCTGTCGGCGGAGCGGCCCCGGTGTTTTCTTTTGTTGCGTCCCCCGCCGGAGCGGGATACAGGGCTTTAAGCGCCTTGTCCTGGGCTTCGATAAACTTCGCGGCATTTTCCTTGCTCCCCCGGTACACCAGGGACAGGTGCAGCTTTCCGTCCGCCTCCAGCCCGGCGAGGATGGTGGACTGCTCCGGAGACACCAGCAGGGTGACGGTGGCCGGAAGCTGCTTTTCGTCCTCTTTTTTCAACCCCTGGCTGGTGTCGGTGTCGTAGCCGCTGCTGGCGGTGACGCCGATGACCTCCACATATTTCAGCTCCGGGGGAATGACGGTGGCTCCCATCTTCCTGTAATCCGGCGCGATGACCGAGACGATGTCGCCGGAGATCAGCTTGCCGGACAGGCCGTTGCTGAAGCTCTTGATGGTGACCGACATGGCTTGCTTTTCCCCGGTGAGATTGTACAGGTAGGCGTTTTCCGCCGCGGGCGAGTCGGTCAGCTTGGTGTTTAAGATATAGTCGCCCGGCACCATGTCCGCCGCCGCATATTTGCCCAGGGCGGCGTCAAGGCTTCTGACCACGTTGTCGGGCAGGTTGTAGCTGCCGACCTCCACGGTTTTCACCATGTCCCTGGTGATTTGCTCCCCGGCTTTAATGTTCCTGGCGACGCGGACGATGTCCGTCTTTTTTGAAATGCCGGAATTGAAAAGCGGAGTGACCGCAAAGCAGATGAAAAGCGACAGCGCGATGCAGATCACGCCGAGAACGGTCCTGTTTCTTAAAAAGCTCATAGTGTGATTCCTCCTTGGAATATGAAATACGCGGCTATACAGCCGGCGGACAGAAAGGGCGCGAGGGGGAACGCCCTGGGGCAGTCCCTCTTGCGCAGCCTTTGCACCATAAAGCAACCGGCATAAAAAAGAAGCATGGCGGCAAGTCCCATGACCATGGCCGCCATACCTCCCCTGAAGCCGAGGACAAAGCCCGCCGCCGCCATCAGCTTGATGTCGCCGCCGCCCATGCCGCCCCAAACAAGGGCGGTAATCAGGAGCGGCAGGGCGGAAAGGCAGCCCAGCAGCTTCACCGGCTCGAAGCAGATCAGTCCGGTGAAAGCAATAAACAGGCAGATAGTGTCGGGGATAATCCTCTTTTTGATATCGATGACAGATGCCGCCAAAAGCAGGACAATAAAAAAGCCGCCATTGAGCAGAAATAGCGGATTGCCCAGACCGCTGAAATCAGCCCCCATAGTTGAACATCTCCTGAATGCGCTGTTTGAGGGTGGGCAATACTTTTCTGCATGGTCGATTGACACGATTAAAGTCCAAAACTGCCGATGCTACGATAGCCGTGTGTTGAATGTGCTTGTTTTTCATGATAAACTCCTTCTTTCATTTTGATTTTTAAATAAAAAAACACGACCAAACCTCGCAGTTTAATCGTGTTCATTATTTCGCTGTAAATAGAACCGGTTATTTACTCCAGCGACTGCCGCTGCATCAGGAGAAACAGCTTGCCCCTTAGCAACTCACATTCACTTTTTAAAGCGGCGTTTTCTTCGGTAAGCCGACGAATTTGCTGATCTTTTTCCTCAAGTTTTTGCTTCATGCGCTGCTTTGCAGTGGACTCAGGCGGCGTGCGCTCTGCTCCGCAAGCTTCTGCGGCTACAATTCCCTGACTGACCAAAACAGCCCGGATATGCTTTTTGCCGAAAACAGACCGCGACAATCCGGTATAGTCCATAAGATTCTTAATCGTTAGCCTGTGTCCTTCGGCCCGAAGCTCTGAAATTGCTCTCAGGACAGTATTGATTGTGGTTTGGCGCTGGTGCTCCTGCCGGGCAATAAGCTCCTTGGGTACTTTGCTATTCATCTTTCTCACCTCCCAGCAGTTTGGCTGCGATCC
This genomic window contains:
- a CDS encoding CpaF family protein; protein product: MVRPVNLAGSRNLFFAPDDSSRDFGSVLREVQEYISSKYSTLIIDGGGDEVKTQVKRYIAKYIQDGRIAVSGMTEGQLVNALYTEMAEFSFLTKYIFGTGIEEIDINAWNDIEVQYGNGSTVKLDEHFESPEHAVNVIRRMLHVSGMVLDNASPAILGHLSKNIRIAVLKTPLVDEDVGVCASIRIVNPQSLKKEDFINGGTATAEMLDFLAECLRYGISVCVAGATSSGKTTLAGWLLTTIPDNKRIFTIENGSRELALVRKRDGKIVNSVIHTLTRSSENEKQNIDQDMLLDMALRFNPEVICVGEMRSSEAYAAQEAARTGHTVLTTIHSNSCEATWRRMVTLCKRKYDMADDTLMSLVTEAFPIVVFTKQLEDKKRRMMEIMECEILPDGQRNFRTLFQFQIAENRVEDGKFIIKGQHRKVMGISPSLQKRFLENGMPQEVLAQITKGGLAG
- a CDS encoding AAA family ATPase, whose protein sequence is MLNFMKGSLFSRDTGNQPEGPAVEKDTQVLAVWGSPGSGKTTVSVKLAKHLADKKRNVALLLCDMTAPMLPCVCPPSDLECEKSLGSILAAAHVTDTLVKQNCVTHKRYRHLLLIGMLKGENVFTYPPYSAELATELIDHLRNIAPYVIIDCGSAIATDILSAVALMEADSVLRLVNCDLKSVSYLSSQLPLLRDNKWDADKQYRVASNVKPHEASEHIEQVLGNVAFKILHSGELESQALAGDLFRDLTLKESRGFRKEIEKISREVFGV
- the cpaB gene encoding Flp pilus assembly protein CpaB; the encoded protein is MSFLRNRTVLGVICIALSLFICFAVTPLFNSGISKKTDIVRVARNIKAGEQITRDMVKTVEVGSYNLPDNVVRSLDAALGKYAAADMVPGDYILNTKLTDSPAAENAYLYNLTGEKQAMSVTIKSFSNGLSGKLISGDIVSVIAPDYRKMGATVIPPELKYVEVIGVTASSGYDTDTSQGLKKEDEKQLPATVTLLVSPEQSTILAGLEADGKLHLSLVYRGSKENAAKFIEAQDKALKALYPAPAGDATKENTGAAPPTDKSSPESEGE
- a CDS encoding prepilin peptidase gives rise to the protein MGADFSGLGNPLFLLNGGFFIVLLLAASVIDIKKRIIPDTICLFIAFTGLICFEPVKLLGCLSALPLLITALVWGGMGGGDIKLMAAAGFVLGFRGGMAAMVMGLAAMLLFYAGCFMVQRLRKRDCPRAFPLAPFLSAGCIAAYFIFQGGITL